The following coding sequences are from one Electrophorus electricus isolate fEleEle1 chromosome 22, fEleEle1.pri, whole genome shotgun sequence window:
- the nckap5l gene encoding nck-associated protein 5-like codes for MMSEEVQCRALEEDPESEEGDLESYLEEESSSELLERVRELQAENSALSLANESQREAYERCLDEVANHVVQALLNQKDLREECIKLKMRVFDLERQNRTLCELLQEKLHNQSCVHQQTGSCLEHITELQHSDVSKLIETQKNAQAKGNGECAQNCFPDTQSSAASMEALSPFLKKKAHILEVLRKLEETDPLRYHRSSGISSLCEYSQALVSKDTMLACRDNSSRCNASKTHCSHSCSDLCTHQHLNGGEHNSAKCGSCSTCLILSNKDSVGLANSSHNCCTSTAVNIDNLNLASPECHKSQDLQSLTKPTAGTSEDVVNRKSAGVSVSSSEQSLDPSSEPVPKEGSDSLPKLPVAERDQNRVPDHEPPTSFATIERGAKDNNRISDVPVDSESSKRSSGSTCDEQIIDANITSASLPEKDFKHLNVVASERLDKVTGHEELSQKDDTNVYTVHPTISKLPTLGLKESLQEAYCESDSSKLVHKGLLFSPNENQTASRVLDEICVPVKDSIPQDHQADRSKLVSPNQVSCLREVKASPSKLLKFLKIPTIGERSPAANTPRLSPQLARSSKIPCRSNNYEVHHSPVAVRKATTTERQKQSPGPKSETYPTAHSAPTSPPQPDEPPPVVPKEVNISKNSRGGKLAQTGTPQKNIRKIPHYENVADLSVSASSTDISQVLGEVSTALRHASSNTERVKAKQGHFAGEKPTSVKSQKDTSPGSDISDQEESSDSPVWHKQVNHRSLPTQSSSQKSQLGISTRSKSQEKNEPVKDQSQNAGSPIKRNDPPPIPKKTGTGRHANESSHSFKERLAALGKLRNQEESVACSQSAEKRELQSSVGVHPRPSDKIKNADRNSDCKTGEHRLSKNTDSIEEKPYVSGQMDSAISKQAQFQPADQGIKSLPVSSVISKLENESSRMSLAKPESPKSKMPPPTSNLEAVQALRSYAKSATPHSLSYGGKNIASPHSGSPNKIPLKSPTKTVPPSLNRDGKPSQELPKYLSKSEDRSQLRASKKKNSSGGDSLPPPPPRPVESGEEKRHSAPSPQSSIEQKVMKGIEENMLKLQEQDKGQVTEVKQKASSGIANWFGLRKSKLPALSRKPETSKGKDDKREWKLNISSVGKDTKVPAKKPESESLNISMLMEKAEGLHKALEEERAYVNGVALDRQGKGHSCEVVMDQVQGQLSVMYRGVPSDNFMQQLLNRVDGKDVGGISVAHRRLSFDCKVRPVFSHGTAGVSQTRSREDMEKSSALISKVDGVSDENLADSMHHEHFAGSGISTHTLDSGIGTFPLPDYSANAGCKNTPKVKAQGENEPPLPQGSGVKIPHKAWNLERELSSLEEDYIMGQEMDSTTLEGKIASSQVSDMCLEGTDVCGAPMRSGPTKNWTFPNPKGSTDSSDVYLGVGKVLEPVTEKSSFRRRTKTGEAAVGRDSETAQVRRGKGRGPGNPDAVREPGLELVRERPDDALSPGHPQVLETPESLSDSLYDSLSSCGSQG; via the exons ATGATGTCTGAAGAAGTCCAGTGCAGAGCGCTCGAGGAGGACCCGGAGTCTGAGGAGGGCGACCTGGAGTCGTatctggaggaggagagcagcagtGAGCTCCTGGAGCGCGTCCGAGAGCTTCAA GCTGAAAACTCGGCCCTTTCCTTAGCCAACGAGAGCCAGAGGGAAGCTTATGAGAGATGTCTGGATGAG GTCGCCAACCACGTCGTCCAAGCCCTGCTCAACCAGAAG GACCTTCGGGAGGAGTGCATCAAGCTGAAAATGCGAGTGTTTGATTTGGAGAGGCAGAacagaacactgtgtgaacTCCTCCAGGAAAAACTGCACAATCAGTCGTGTGTACATCAGCAg ACTGGGTCCTGCTTGGAACACATTACTGAGCTACAACACAGCGATGTAAGCAAACTGATTGAAACTCAGAAGAATGCACAAGCCAAG GGAAATGGAGAGTGTGCACAAAATTGCTTTCCTGATACCCAGAGTTCCGCCGCGTCCATGGAGGCCTTATCTCCATTCCtgaaaaagaaagcacacaTCCTGGAGGTTCTCCGCAAGCTCGAGGAGACTGACCCTCTGCGCTACCACCGCTCCTCTGGCATCTCATCCCTCTGTGAATACAGCCAAGCTCTGGTCTCCAAGGACACCATGTTGGCCTGCAGAGACAACTCGTCTAGGTGTAACGCAAGCAAAACGCATTGTTCCCATTCCTGTTCAGACCTCTGCACACATCAACACTTGAATGGAGGAGAGCACAACAGCGCGAAGTGCGGAAGTTGTAGCACATGTCTGATTTTGTCCAATAAAGATTCTGTCGGTCTAGCCAACAGTAGCCACAACTGCTGCACTTCGACCGCCGTTAATATCGACAACCTCAACTTGGCCTCCCCTGAATGCCATAAGAGCCAAGACCTGCAGAGCCTCACGAAACCTACCGCAGGCACTAGTGAAGATGTAGTCAACAGGAAGtctgctggtgtgtctgtgtcgtCATCGGAACAAAGTCTCGACCCATCCAGTGAACCCGTGCCAAAGGAAGGGTCAGACTCTCTACCTAAGTTGCCAGTGGCTGAAAGAGACCAAAATAGAGTTCCTGATCATGAACCACCCACTTCCTTTGCAACAATAGAGAGAGGTGCAAAAGACAACAATAGAATTTCTGATGTTCCGGTAGACTCCGAATCATCAAAAAGGTCGAGTGGTAGCACATGCGATGAACAAATTATCGATGCGAATATAACCAGTGCAAGTCTGCCGGAAAAGGATTTTAAGCACTTAAACGTTGTAGCATCTGAGAGGCTGGATAAAGTCACAGGACACGAAGAGCTTTCGCAAAAGGATGACACTAATGTCTACACGGTCCACCCAACCATTTCCAAGCTGCCTACTCTTGGTCTGAAAGAGAGCTTACAAGAAGCATACTGTGAGTCAGACAGCAGCAAATTGGTCCATAAAGGCTTGCTGTTTTCTCCCAATGAGAACCAAACTGCCTCAAGAGTGCTGGATGAGATATGCGTCCCTGTAAAAGACAGCATCCCACAAGACCATCAAGCTGATAGATCCAAACTTGTTAGTCCAAACCAAGTATCATGCCTCAGAGAGGTCAAGGCCTCTCCTTCAAAGCTGCTGAAGTTCCTCAAGATTCCAACCATAGGGGAGCGTTCCCCAGCAGCCAACACACCCCGTCTCAGCCCACAGTTGGCGCGGAGCTCCAAGATCCCCTGCCGAAGTAACAACTACGAGGTGCACCATTCACCAGTCGCTGTCCGCAAAGCAACTacaacagaaagacaaaaacagtcACCGGGTCCCAAATCAGAAACGTACCCCACCGCCCATTCTGCACCAACCTCTCCTCCTCAGCCTGATGAGCCTCCTCCAGTGGTGCCAAAGGAGGTTAACATATCTAAAAACAGTAGAGGAGGCAAACTTGCACAAACTGGCACGCCACAGAAAAACATCCGGAAAATACCACATTATGAAAATGTTGCCGATCTCTCAGTCAGTGCCAGTAGTACTGACATATCTCAGGTTCTTGGTGAGGTAAGCACTGCTCTCCGTCACGCCAGCTCAAACACCGAAAGAGTCAAAGCAAAGCAAGGACATTTTGCGGGGGAGAAGCCCACGAGCGTTAAGTCACAAAAGGACACTTCGCCTGGCTCTGACATCTCTGACCAAGAGGAGAGCTCAGACAGCCCCGTATGGCATAAGCAGGTCAACCATCGCAGTTTGCCCACTCAGTCATCTTCTCAGAAGTCACAGCTTGGCATCAGCACGAGGTCCAAAAGCCAAGAGAAAAATGAGCCAGTGAAAGATCAGTCACAAAATGCAGGATCACCCATCAAAAGGAATGACCCACCACCCATTCCCAAGAAGACTGGCACAGGTAGACACGCAAATGAATCCAGCCATTCCTTTAAAGAGAGATTGGCTGCACTTGGTAAACTGAGGAACCAAGAAGAATCAGTAGCTTGTTCCCAGTCAGCTGAAAAAAGAGAACTGCAGTCTAGTGTGGGGGTGCATCCGCGGCCCAGTGACAAAATCAAAAACGCTGACAGGAACTCAGATTGTAAAACTGGAGAACATAGACTGTCAAAAAATACAGATTCCATTGAGGAAAAACCATATGTCTCTGGCCAGATGGACAGTGCCATCTCAAAGCAAGCTCAGTTTCAGCCTGCAGACCAAGGGATCAAATCTCTGCCTGTAAGCTCTGTAATTTCTAAACTGGAAAATGAGTCCTCTAGAATGTCCTTGGCAAAGCCAGAAAGCCCGAAGTCTAAAATGCCTCCACCAACCAGCAACTTAGAGGCTGTCCAAGCTTTGCGCAGCTATGCTAAAAGTGCAACACCGCATAGTCTTTCATATGGCGGGAAAAACATCGCAAGCCCACACAGTGGCAGCCCCAACAAAATTCCCCTGAAATCTCCAACTAAAACTGTACCGCCATCTTTGAACCGAGATGGTAAACCTTCTCAAGAACTTCCAAAATACCTGTCCAAATCTGAAGACCGGAGCCAACTTCGAGCCAGTAAGAAGAAGAATTCCTCTGGCGGGGAcagccttcctcctcctccaccaagGCCGGTAGAGTCAGGTGAAGAAAAGAGGCACTCTGCACCCAGCCCTCAGTCTTCCATCGAACAGAAAGTAATGAAGGGCATCGAGGAAAATATGCTGAAGCTTCAAGAACAGGACAAAGGTCAAGTAACTGAGGTGAAACAGAAGGCTTCCAGTGGTATTGCCAACTGGTTTGGCTTGCGGAAAAGCAAGCTTCCAGCCCTTAGCCGCAAGCCCGAGACATCAAAAGGCAAAGATGATAAGAGGGAATGGAAACTGAATATATCCTCCGTGGGGAAGGATACCAAGGTGCCTGCTAAAAAGCCAGAGAGCGAGAGCTTGAACATATCCATGCTAATGGAAAAGGCCGAAGGCCTACACAAAGCCCTGGAGGAGGAACGAGCATATGTGAACGGCGTTGCGTTGGATCGACAAGGGAAAGGACATTCCTGTGAGGTGGTGATGGACCAGGTGCAGGGACAGCTGTCTGTTATGTACCGGGGAGTGCCATCAGATAACTTCATGCAACAGCTGCTTAACCG GGTGGACGGGAAGGATGTTGGAGGCATCAGTGTGGCCCATCGACGCCTCTCCTTTGACTGTAAAGTCAGGCCAGTCTTCAGTCATGGTACTGCTGGTGTTAGTCAGACTAGAAGTAGGGAAGACATGGAAAAG AGTTCTGCTTTAATAAGTAAAGTAGATGGTGTATCGGATGAAAACCTCGCCGATTCAATGCATCACGAACATTTCGCAG GTTCTGgaatctccacacacaccttggACAGTGGTATCGGCACATTTCCTCTTCCTGACTACAGTGCAAACGCTGGCTGTAAAAACACGCCCAAAGTCAAGGCTCAAGGCGAGAACGAGCCTCCCCTTCCCCAGGGATCAGGGGTGAAAATTCCTCACAAGGCCTGGAATCTGGAGAGGGAGCTATCATCTTTGGAAGAAGACTACATTATGGGTCAGGAAATGGATAGTACCACCCTTGAAGGAAAGATCGCGTCCAGTCAGGTTTCGGACATGTGTCTTGAAG gCACTGATGTATGTGGAGCGCCCATGAGGTCTGGCCCCACCAAGAACTGGACTTTTCCCAACCCGAAAGGATCTACAGACTCTTCAGATGTTTATCTTGGAGTTGGGAAAGTCTTGGAGCCAGTAACCGAGAAGAGCTCATTTAGGAGG CGCACCAAGACCGGCGAAGCTGCGGTGGGCCGTGACAGCGAGACAGCCCAGGTGCGCAGGGGAAAAGGTCGCGGGCCTGGCAACCCAGACGCGGTGAGGGAGCCAGGCTTGGAGCTGGTGAGAGAAAGGCCCGATGATGCCCTCTCCCCTGGACACCCCCAGGTCCTAGAAACCCCAGAGTCTCTCAGCGACTCTCTCTATGACAGCCTGTCCTCCTGCGGTAGCCAAGGCTGA
- the LOC113578579 gene encoding coiled-coil domain-containing protein 42 → MSLNLSDYFKSYFRENLHKQLRKTTSTPYETLAPHFHLLQKRREIVEVYNAMKPQREGFESTLRTLREHREELKEKEDQMMKYLQKFDHFLKDNEVKRRLAVRKARREREMTNQKQPELHTLQEEMKSLVKVRDELARRVKRNDVYHNYLDKVVQASRQSRWAHIQNTAATKTLLLGTVKIAIFYLYQIVRKRAKDAEETPLAPEDTFKQLDKIWAFLSELIFVWEKVRKSEAVHR, encoded by the exons ATGTCTTTGAATCTGTCTGACTACTTTAAGAGCTACTTTAGGGAAAACCTCCATAAGCAGTTGAG AAAGACCACCTCTACTCCATATGAGACACTGGCACCACACTTTCATCTTCTCCAGAAGAGACGGGAGATCGTGGAAGTCTACAATGCCATgaagccacagagagag GGCTTTGAATCTACTCTGCGGACACTGAGGGAGCATCGGGAAGaactgaaagagaaggaggaccAGATGATGAAGTACTTGCAGAAGTTTGACCACTTCCTAAAG GACAATGAAGTTAAGCGCCGCCTAGCGGTGAGGAAGGCGAGACGAGAGAGGGAAATGACCAATCAGAAACAGCCTGAGCTTCACACTCTCCAGGAGGAGATGAAGTCCTTGGTGAAAGTGCGGGACGAGCTGGCGAGGCGCGTTAAGAGGAATGACGTTTACCACAACTATTTAGACAAAGTGGTACAGGCCAGCAGACAG TCAAGATGGGCCCACATTCAAAACACTGCAGCCACGAAAACTCTTCTTCTGGGTACTGTCAAGATCGCCATCTTTTACCTGTACCAAATTGTGCGCAAGAGGGCTAAAGACGCTGAAGAGACGCCGCTCGCCCCAGAGGATACGTTCAAACAGCTAGATAAG ATTTGGGCCTTCCTGTCTGAACTGATCTTTGTTTGGGAAAAGGTCAGGAAGTCAGAAGCAGTGCATCGCTAA